The Christensenella timonensis DNA segment TATTTGGTCTTCAGCGCCGCGCTGTTTGTCGTATAACTGTTCTGCAGCTCGCTGTTTGCCGTCGAATACCTGTTCTCCGCCGCCGTATTCGATTTCAGGTAGTCATTGAAGATATTGGAGGCCGTCGTTTCCGCCATGCCTCCCGTGAGCCCCTGCGCAGCCAGCATTTGCGGCATATTTTTTTCCGCCATACGCTTTGCGACATAGGCGTCCTGCTGCGAATTTTGCTTGTCCTTTTGCAGTTTGACCTGCTGTAACGCCTGTTGTGCCTGCAAAGCCTGTTCTTCCGCCTTTTGCGAATTCTGGTATTCCTTGATTTGTTCCTCATACCCGCCGCCGCTCTTGGCAAGCCCTTCCTCCATCATCTTTTGTAAATCTACTGCCATTGTTTGCTCCTCCCTAAAATTTCAACGTTCCCTTTCATCACGGGTTTTGTGCAGGCAATGTAATATCAAACACCAATCCGGTCATTGCCGATCCCGCGCTGTTTTCCACCGTGATCGATCCGCCCGCCGTGATCTTGATCAATGCCATAGCGGTTCCTCCGCCTGCAAGCGTACATAATCCGCAGCCTGACCCCGCAAATGGCAAGCCGTTCCCGACAATCTGTAGCCACTGGGTATTATTTGCCACAGACGCGCCACTGACATATGCAGCTAATCTTACCCATCCGTTACGGCGTTGCCATGATGCAAGATAGGCATTCCCGCTTAAAGCGCTTATCGTCCCGCTCGGCGTTTCGTTCAAGCGTGTCAATGGGATTTTTGCTTCTATTTCTGTTTTCGTTGCATAATATGCCGGCAGCTTCCCGCCCAGCTTCGCCGCGTCCTCCACCGGTTTTGTCGTTTTGATACTCATAGCGTTTCCTCCTAATTATGTTTTGGATATACCAAGTGGAATTGCAGCGCCTGTACTGGTACGCTCCCCCCGGTATTCACATAGATGATGCCGTCCGTGGATATGCTGGCCATGCAAGATATAGCGTCTGATGTACCGGCATCCGCATTCGCCGGGGCAACATATTTTCGGTCTGGTATTTGCGCAACATTTGCTATATTCCCAACCGATCCGCCGGACGGTATATTGACCCCGTTAGGATGATAACAGGCAATATTGATATGGATGTTTTTGCCGTCGTCCCAACAGGTATTGGTCGTATAGGTCAGCGTGGATATTTCGTTGATCATTCTTACAGCCGGTAATGCGGCCAGCGCGTTAAGGTCGGCTTGCTTTGCGTAATACGTTGGATACTGCCCGTTTAATTTGTCCGCGCTCACCGCTACCTGCGCGTGCGCCACCTGTAACTGGTTTTCCGTTTTTCCGCCCAGCTTCTGTGCGTTCCCAACCTCCGTGACCGCCACGTCCCCGTCCATATCCGGCGTTTGCCCGTTGACGGACAGCACGCGGCCCGCGCTCACCATGTATACCCGGTCGATGTACGCCTTGCCCGCAAACGCGCTGTCCGAATAGACCCATATATCGCCCGCCTCGTTCTTTTCCATCTCGAACAGCACGGCCTTGAGCTTACCCGCTTCCGTGGTATCGTAAAGCGCCGTCAACACGCAATGCTGCCCCCGGCGGTGTTCGCTCTCGGGGATCGAAAGCACATACCCGCCGCCCTCTTGTTCCTGCCAATCTGAAACAGCAAAGTCCCAAATCACGGGCGGTGCACTCACACCGATTTCCTCGTAGCTGCGGTCAAACTTAATGATATAGTTACACACAAGGTAGGGCTGGAGATTATTATCTTCGTCGGTTGTGCCGCCCAAAGGCGTAGCCATATCAAAAGCCGTTGCCGTTTCGCCCGTATAAGAATCTGGTTTTAGAACAAATTGCATTTGCGGCGATTCGGATTGCGCGATTGATTTTCTTCCCATACGAATCCTTGTCCCCACCGGATTCCCTGATGATTGGAAAGAAACTTTTGCATAACCGTTTTCCAATCCGTATTTCTGTGTCTCTTCGCCCCCCGTCTTTCCCAGCGCGTCAAACGTCCCCGCGTCTTTGCCGACGCCCACGCGCCCGCGCATGTCCGGCACGCGGAAGGTGCCCTCCGCATCGCCGCTTTGGTTATACCGCGTACCGACGGCCTCGAAAAGCTTCTTGTATACCCCGTTCGCCGGATAGCTCTGCCCGTCGCACCAAAGGTACCCGTCCGGCAGCGTCTCGCCCGCAAAAAACTTCATGCAGCCGACCGGCTCAAACTCCCCGCCCCCGCCGCCTCCGCCGCCTCCGGCGTCGATCGCGTCCGTGACCGCCTTCTGGCTCATCACCTGCGTTTCGCTCCGCCCGCGCATTTGTACGATGTCCTCTTTGGGAATACGCTCTTCAATGCGCTCCAGAAGCTCCGCCTTGTTTGCGTCGCCCAAAGCCTTGAGGTTTTCTAGCACTGCCTGTACATCCGCACCGGACACGCCCGGTATCGCGACTGTCCCGATTTCCCCCGCGCCCGCCTCCGCGCTCAAAGCGTCGACCAGTTCATTGTATTTTCCCAGCGCGACCATCATTTTCGCGATATGATCGAACCGCGCCTTTAGCTGCGCCGCGCTGATCCCCTCTACGGACGGGTTGTCCGGCAGGCTTTCCACATCCTTGCCGGAAAAGTCCCCTTCCTTGAATTTCAAATCCTGAATTGCCATGTATTATGCTCCTTTCAGCCGCACTTTTTCTTTTGAAGTGCCTATTTCACATTTGACTTGAGGTCGTAATAGACCACCGCGCCATACAAGCCAAACGCCTCGTTTAAGACGCCGTTTTCAAACTTAAACTGTGTGGTCACCACTTTTTTCGCCTTGATCTTGGTATGGATCACGTTGACGTCCGTATTCGTATTGAACGTGAAGCGGTTAAAATCGATATCCTCCCAGCTCATGATATCCGCCGTTTTGTCATCGATCAGCATAAACGCGCCGTCTTCCTTCATATATACCTTCACGCTCGAACGCGCGTACGGATTCAGCTTCGTGTATACATGGCGTATGGTCTTATACTTGGAATACGTGCCGAGCGCAAGCTCCGGCGTCGTCCATTTTGCATAGATCGGCTGCCCGTCGTCGCTGTAAGAATCCGAGCGTTTTGCATTGTAAAAGCGCATGATGCACCCGTCGTCCGTGCCAAACAGCAGCCTGTCGTTTTCGATGAACCAGCAGCGCACAGGTACGTTTTCCCAGTAATACCATTCGTATTGGTATTGTTCGCCGTTTTTCCCAACATACGACCGCTGCGAAGCGTCCGCCACATACACATGCGAATTCACCGCGACGTACAGGTACCCGTCATGTTCCGTTGCCACCGCCTTTGCAAGGTTGGGTTCCTTTGTCAGCTTGCGGTTTACAAGCTCGCTCCTTGGCTGCGCGTAGCGCTCGGATGTGACCGCGTTTGTCGTGATGGCGAATACGCCCTGCCCCGATAAAAACATGTGGTCGTCGCGCAGGTCTTTCAAGCAAAACGGCGAGACCGCGCCCACGCCCGCGATTCCTGTTTTGGTGGGGAACATGACCGTCTGCGCGCTTTCGTCCATCGTCGCCGAGCGCAAAAACACCGTCGCGTCCTGGTCGTTGTCCTCTTTTAAGATCGCAAGGTTTTCCCCGCTGCGCAAATAACCGATAATCCTTGTATTGTCCTGCCCCACAAGGGAATATCCGACGTCCGGGAAATAGGTCGGCGCGTTACGCGTATCCGTCGTCATCTCCGAATAATAGTCGACGTTCACAGCGTCCGGGTTCCCCGTGATAAACAAGCGGTTGAAGCCGCCGATCCCCCACGTGATGCCCGTGGTACATTTGTTGATCTTGTCCGCGTTTCCCGCCACGCTTTTTGTGTATGTAATGCGTACGTTATCCCTGCCGGTGCTGCTTTCAGGCGGTATACTGTTCAGCTTTACGCGGCCCGCTTTCTTATCGTCCTGGCTCAATGCGGCAAAACCGACCGCCGTCCAATCCCCGTTCGTATTGAGCTGTTCCACTTTGGTCACATTATCGATATTGGGCGCGTCCAGCTGGAACACCTGCGTCTTGCCGTCCGCAAAAAATTCATTGACGCGCGTGCTTGACAAAAGGTTCACCGGCTCGTAACTTTCCCCGCCGCCGCTGGGCGCGCAGCGGACGCGTGTCGTCGGCGCATACGCAACGCTCTGCGCGGTGACCACGCTCGTCCCGTCGTAGCGCAGCAGCGCCTTGCCGTCGAGGATCCACAGCTTGCTGTTCATCTGGTAAGCTGTGCTCCTTTGG contains these protein-coding regions:
- a CDS encoding peptidoglycan-binding domain-containing protein; this encodes MAVDLQKMMEEGLAKSGGGYEEQIKEYQNSQKAEEQALQAQQALQQVKLQKDKQNSQQDAYVAKRMAEKNMPQMLAAQGLTGGMAETTASNIFNDYLKSNTAAENRYSTANSELQNSYTTNSAALKTKYSQLLSEARQKQRDDAFARAQWAHQTSVEEAERKRKEEEAKQAQAAKGGSKGSSGGHSVASIQQLLNNAGYALDVDGKWGPNTATAVRRYQMDHGLTMDGIVGRNTWASLNG
- a CDS encoding phage tail protein, producing the protein MAIQDLKFKEGDFSGKDVESLPDNPSVEGISAAQLKARFDHIAKMMVALGKYNELVDALSAEAGAGEIGTVAIPGVSGADVQAVLENLKALGDANKAELLERIEERIPKEDIVQMRGRSETQVMSQKAVTDAIDAGGGGGGGGGEFEPVGCMKFFAGETLPDGYLWCDGQSYPANGVYKKLFEAVGTRYNQSGDAEGTFRVPDMRGRVGVGKDAGTFDALGKTGGEETQKYGLENGYAKVSFQSSGNPVGTRIRMGRKSIAQSESPQMQFVLKPDSYTGETATAFDMATPLGGTTDEDNNLQPYLVCNYIIKFDRSYEEIGVSAPPVIWDFAVSDWQEQEGGGYVLSIPESEHRRGQHCVLTALYDTTEAGKLKAVLFEMEKNEAGDIWVYSDSAFAGKAYIDRVYMVSAGRVLSVNGQTPDMDGDVAVTEVGNAQKLGGKTENQLQVAHAQVAVSADKLNGQYPTYYAKQADLNALAALPAVRMINEISTLTYTTNTCWDDGKNIHINIACYHPNGVNIPSGGSVGNIANVAQIPDRKYVAPANADAGTSDAISCMASISTDGIIYVNTGGSVPVQALQFHLVYPKHN